A window of Xylanibacillus composti genomic DNA:
ATGGACATCCGTGACCGTTACAATGACTCAAACGCCCGATATGCCTTCTAATGGACATCCGTGTCCGTTGCCCTGACTCAAACGCCTGGTCTGCCCACTAACGGACATCTATGTCCGTCAGAGCGCAAAAATTGCTTATTCGCCATTTTGACGGTCGTTGCTGTCCATTAGAGTCCCAAAACTGAAGTTTTGACCGCTCCATTGTGCGCTAATGGACATCCGTGACCGTTACCATGACTCAAACGCCCGATATGCCCTCTAATGGACATTCGTGACCGTTGCAATGACCCAAATGCTCGACGTGTCCTCTAACGGACATCTATGTCCGTCAGAGCGCAAAAATCGCTCATTCGCCATTTTGACGGTCGTTGCTGTCCATTAGAGTCCCAAAACTGAAGTTTTGACCGCTCCATTGTGCGCTAATGGACATCCGTGACCGTTACCATGACTCAAACGCCCGATATGCCCTCTAATGGACATTCGTGACCGCTACAATGACTCAAACGCCCGATATGTCCTCTAACGGACATTCGTGGCCGTAAAAATAGTCCTCTATGGGTTGAGCCCGTACCGAACCCAACGAACCCAGGTTAAGCAGCACAAAAAAACAACAAAAGAAAGGTTGAGGCCTGATGGATGCGTACACCAATTTGAAATACAAGTTTCTGAACAAGATTGCCGACATTGGGGTGATCGGACTCGGCTATGTGGGATTGCCTCTTTGCATGGAGATGGTGAAGGGAGGATTTATGGTATACGGCATTGATCTGGATTCCCGCAAGGTGGAGGCGCTCCAAAAGGGCGAGTCGTATATCCAAGACGTTCCGAGCATGGAGATAGCCAGCGCGATTCAGTCAGGCCGGTTTGTGCCGACCGACGATTACCATACAGTTCAGAAGCTGGATGCGATCTGCATCTGCGTGCCGACGCCGCTGAGCGATAATCAGGATCCCGATACTTCCTATATCAAGAGCGCGGTCCGTGAGATTAAGAAGAACCTGAAGCGAGGGGCATTGATCATTCTCGAAAGCACAACGTATCCGGGCACTACGGAGGAATTGATTCAGCGCGAGCTGGAGAAGCATGGACTGACAGCGGGTCGGGACTTCTTCCTTTGCTTCTCTCCGGAGCGTGTCGATCCGGGCAACGCGAGCTATAACACCTATAATACGCCGAAGGTTATCGGCGGCACGACCGAAGCGTGCAAGAGCCTTGGCGTTACCCTATACAGTCATGTGGTGAAGCAGGTCGTTCCCGTATCTTCGCCGAAGGTGGCGGAGATGTCCAAGCTTCTGGAAAATACGTTCCGCAGCATCAACATTGCGTTCATTAATGAAATGGCCATGATGTGCGACAAAATGGGCATCGACGTCTGGGAGGTCATTCAAGCGGCATCGACCAAGCCGTTCGGATTTATGCCGTTCCACCCGGGACCGGGGATCGGCGGCCACTGCATACCGCTTGACCCGATGTACCTGTCGTGGAAGGCGAAGGAATTCCGCTTCTACAGCAAATTTATCGAGCTGGCCCAATCGATCAACGACACGATGCCGGAGTACGTTCGCAATAAAGCTTCGCAGGTGCTCAATATGTACGCGAAGTCCATCCGCAATTCCAAGATACTCATCCTTGGGATGGCGTATAAGCCGGATATCGACGATCTCCGCGAGTCGCCGGGGCTGGAGCTGTACGAGCTTCTGCGGGAGAGCGGCGCCTACGTGGATTATTACGACCCGTATGCCGGCTCCTTCCAGGATGAGCAAGGAAGCACGGTTCGTTCCGTGGACTATGATTTGTCCGCATTCTCCCAATATGATTGCATGGTGCTCATTACGAATCACCGCTGCTTCCATATTCGCGAGCTGGCCGATCTGGGCGTGCCGATCATCGACACACGCAATGCCTTTGCAGATATGCAGGTGGACAATGTTTACAAACTGGGTGCCGGCATACAAGGCAGAGAAGTGAAACTCGCGGTAGGGGTCTAGTTCGCAGTATACAAATCATACAAGAGAGAGGAGCAATCGCCATGTGCGGCATTGTAGGATATATCGGAAACAGGGATGCGCAGCCGATTCTGCTGAACGGATTGAGCAAGCTGGAATACAGAGGATATGACTCCGCCGGGGTAGCCGTGCTGGAGCAAGATCGGATCAAGATAAGCAAGGTAGAGGGACGCCTGGCCAACTTGTCTGGGCGGCTGGACCATCGCCCGTTGAAGGGCTCGGCCGGCATCGGTCATACGCGCTGGGCCACCCATGGCAAGCCGTCGGATGCGAACTCGCATCCGCATGCGGACATGTCGGGGAAATTCACGGTCGTGCATAACGGCATCGTAGAAAACTATATGGCGCTCAAGAAGGAGCTAGAGCGGAAAGGGATCGTCTTTACTTCCGAGACGGACACCGAGGTCATCGCGCATTTGCTGGCCGAGCAGTATCAAGGCGATCTCGTCGCCGCCGTGCGCGCGGTGATCCGGAAATTGCAGGGAGCCTACTCGCTCGGCGTCATGACGGAGCACGAGCCGGACAAGCTTGTCGCGGTCAGGCAGTCCAGCCCGCTCGTCGTTGGCGCAGGGCAAGGGGAAAACTTTCTTGCCTCAGACATCGCCGCATTGCTGGAGCATACCCGCTACGTGCATATTCTCGATGACGGAGATGTAGCGGTCATGACCCCGGAGCGCATCTCGATCATCAAAGCCGAAACAGGGGAGCCGGTGAACCGCAAGCCGGTGCGAATTGACTGGCATGCCGACCAGGTGGAGAAGGGCCAGTTCGAGCACTTCATGCTGAAGGAAATTCATGAGCAGCCGTTAACGCTTCGAAATACGATGCTGGGACGCATCAATGACCGGGATGAAGTGAGCTTTCCGGAATTAGCGCCTGCGGCAGGCGCGTTCAAGGACGTGGAGAAAATCTTCATCGTCGCCTGCGGCACCGCTTATCATGCCGGACTCGTGGGCGGCGCGATGATTGAGAAGTTAACGCGCATTCCGGTTCAATGCGACATCGCATCGGAGTTCAGGTACCGCGACCCGATCATCACCGATCGAACGCTGGTCGTGGTCGTCAGCCAATCGGGTGAAACGGCGGATACGCTTGCGGCTCTGCACGAAAGCAGAAGACGCGGCGCCAAAGTGCTGGCCATTACCAACGTGCCGACCAGCTCCATTGCGCGGGATGCGGACTTCGTCATTCCGACGATGGCTGGGCCGGAAATTGCAGTGGCATCGACCAAAGCCTATACGACCCAGCTGCTTGCATTCTGCTTATTCAGCATTTACCTGGCTCAGGAAAAGCGGACGCTGGGCCAAAAGCTTCATGCAGAGCTGGTGCAAGGCTTAAAGGCCCTTCCCGTTCAAGTAGAGAAGGTGCTGGAGAACGCCAATGAGGTGAAGCTGTTTGCCGAATCGATCAAGGATGCGGACAGCCTGTTCTTTATCGGCAGGGGACTGGACTATGCCGTTGCGCTGGAGGGCTCTCTCAAGTTGAAGGAAATTTCCTATATCCACTCGGAAGCCTATGCGGCTGGAGAGCTGAAGCACGGCACGCTGGCTCTGATTGAGAAGGATACGCCGGTAATCGCACTGGTCACGCATATGGAGCTGTACGAGAAAACGGTCAGCAATATTAAAGAGGTCAAGGCTCGCGGGGCCCGCGTCATGGGGATAACGGTCGAGGGCAATGTGGAGCTGCTTAATGCGGCGGACGAAATCTGCTTTATTCCGCCATCGCTTCAGCTTCTGGCGCCGATCCTGGCGGTAGTGCCGCTGCAGTTGATCGCGTATTATGCCTCTTTGGCCCTGGGGAACGACATTGACAAACCCCGCAATCTGGCCAAAAGCGTTACGGTGGAATAACGACAGGAGGGTGGTCTGATCAACATGGAAACTTACGCTGTACTGTTAGCTGCGGGCAAGGGTACACGGATGAAGTCCGAACTGCCCAAAGTGCTACATCCTGTCGGCGGCACACCGATGGTCGGGCATCTGGTCAACAAGCTGGAGGGCATGTCGGTCAGCCGGATCGTGGTTGTGGTCGGGCATCAAGGGGAACTCGTGAAGGAATATCTGGGCCCGAGGGTGCACTATGCCGAGCAGGTCCAACAGCTCGGAACGGCCCATGCCGTTCTTCAGAGCAAGCGTCTGCTCGGAGGCCGGTCCGGCTCTACGCTGGTGCTTACGGGCGATACCCCCCTCATCAGGCAGGCGACAATCGAGCGGCTGCTTGCCGTTCAGAGGGCAAGCCGATGCGCCGGTGTGGTCTTGACGGCGATTGTCGATAATCCGACCGGATACGGGAGAATCGTTCGCGACCGCTTTAGCGGCGAGGTTATCGACATCGTGGAAGAGAAGGACGCGACCCCTGAGCAGAAACGGATTGCCGAGATCAACACGGGAATGTTCTGCTTCGACAATGAAAGCTTGTTCCGCGCGCTCCCTGGGATTGCCAATGACAATGCCCAGCAGGAGTTCTACTTGACCGATATTGTGAAGGTCATGAGAGAGATGGGGATTTCCGGAGGAGCGGGGACGTTGGAAGCGGTTGTTCTTGGCGATGCGAATGAGGCAATCGGCATCAATACTCCCGAACAATTGGCACAGGCGAATCGGGTCTTCCATGCACAGACGGAGCGTGTTCCCCATTAAGTCATTGGCGGGGATGGTTAAGATGATGGCGGGGTTTGTCATGATCCTGGTTTTGGGGAGTGTCCCCTTGTGGATCGTGAGCTCTCTTGATGTCCCTCCCGAGGTGAAGGTGAACGGCGAGAAGCTGGATTTTGCGGATGTACTGCCATATATCGATAAACAGACGGGCAGAACGCTGGTGCCGGCAAGAGAGATAGCCGAGAAATTGGGAGCCGAGGTGAGCTGGAACCGCGTGTCGAAGCAGGGGACTATTCACAATCAGCAGACCGCTGTGCAATTCACAGTCGGGGAACAGGTTGTCTCCGTCAACGGCAAGGAAATGGAGCTGGACGCGCCGGTAGCCGTCAAAAATGGCCGGACAATGGTTCCGCTGGGGCTTGTAGGCGAAAGCCTCGGAGCCGATGTCCGCTGGATAGAGGACCGTCGCCTGGTGCTTGTTACCTCGTCGGACAAGGCGCAAAGGGCTACCTGGATATGGGACAGCGCGATAATAGAGCGCGAGCGCGACCGCTTGCTCCAGTTCGCAGCAGAGCAAAAGCTGACCGCTATCTATATTCGCTATGATACGAATGCCGCTGATCGGGAGGCATACCGGGCGTTTATCCGAAGCGCCAATGATCTGGGCATCCAGGTAGAAGCGCTGGCTGGCGCGTCTGATTGGATATACGAACAAAATCAAAGCCATATCAAGCGATTTATTGCCGCGGTTGCCGAGTATAACAGCTCGGTGGATGCGAAGGAGCGTTTCCAGGGATATCACTTTGATATTGAACCGTACACGCTCGACGATTGGCACACCCGGCAGACCTGGGTGCTCGAACGTTGGATGGAGACGATCCGCTTCATTGAAACAGAAGTGAGAAGCACCGATCCCGGCATGACGATATTTTTGGACATTCCCTTCTGGATAGGCGGCTACTCTGTTCCGGGAACGAGCTACCCCTTCAGCGCATGGCTGCTGGAGAAGGCGGACGGTGTCGTCATTATGGCTTATCGCAATACCGCCTCGGGCAGCAACGGTATTATGGCCATAGCCAAACCGATCATCCTGGAAGCATCGACCCTCCAGAAGTCCGTTATCGTTGCAGTGGACACGCTGCCCAGCAAGGAAGGCGACCATACCACCTTTCATGCGGTTCAAGCAACGGACATGGAGGCGGAATTGCAAGTGGTCATGGAACAGCTCTCCCCTTACCCCAGTTATGCCGGAGTCGCTGTCCATGATTATGCTAGATGGACCGAATTATGGAGATCACATCCCTGACTGAAGAACGACGGTCAGGGATGGAGGAGGAGGAAGGAACATGAAACTAAAAGGTGTGATCGTATCGTTGCTGGTCGGCGCGGCTCTGGGCATTTCCGCGATGGTTCTGGGCGGCAGCGAGATGGCGGCTTCCTTGAAGGAGTCGCCTTCGCCGGAAGGAAGCATGGAGATTCCCCATAATGAACGGCTCCACCTCTCCACGGACAAGCAGTGGATCGCCGCGGAAGGCCACTTGTCGGATCTGATCCGGCTTCAGTGGACGAAAGAGCGGGCGAAGCCCGCCATATCCTGGCTGGACGAAAACGGGCAAAACAAGACGGCTATCGTCTCTCACGGCAAAGCGAATAACCCGGAGCAGCATGATCACAATCATATGTCGTTCGAAACGACGATGTCGCCTGACGGACAATACCGGGACCAGCTGTTTACGCGACTGGAGATTCCGTACGATCAGGACGTGGCCGAAATTCGTACGCACTCCTCCAATTTCAATGTCATGGATGGCATCCTGCGCATTTCCGGAACAGAAGGCGTCCCTCGCGATTTGACCTGGGCCAAGTCGGTTGATGGCAACGTCACGACTCCGCGCTGGGCCATACGCGCCGATGCTTCTGAGGAATCTGGAGGGAATGCCGGCTCCAACCTGCAAATGATTCGTTACTCGGATGACGGGGAGGCGCTGGACAGTCCGTTCACCATTATGCGCAGCAGCGGCAACATCGGCATTGGAAATGCGGACCCCCAGGCGCGGCTGGACATCAGTGACGACAGCATTCGCATCAGGGAATCCAAAACGCCGGAATCCTCCTCGTCCTCTGGCCAAGTAGGGGAGATCGCATGGGATAACGGATACGTGTATATTTGTGTGGCACCGAACACCTGGAAGAGAGCGGCGTTGTCCTCGTGGTAGCATAACAGGAATACGCTTTTGGCCGAAGAAACAATTTCCATATATTATCCGCCCTGTATGTGATACACTAAAAAAGATTAGTAGATAATGGCTTGTATCAGGGGCGAATATACAAAAGAGAGGTCTGAGTAATGGCGTTCTAATCATGGGAGAATTACGGCTGATATCGATTCCTGTAGATGAAACCATGTAGGAGTGAAATGGACCTTATCTAGTGGCCTCTGCGCAAGGGAGAGGCTTTTTTGCTTTGGATAAATATACCACTTCATAATACCCACCCAAAATGGAGGCAACGTCAGAATACTATAGAGTGAGGCTAATAGTAAAGGTGTGAACCGTTATGCCCTGGAAAGTATTGATTGCGGACGATGATCCGAATGTGAGGGAAATAATCCGGCTCTATTTCCGTCAGCAGCAGATAGAGCTGGTAGAGGCTCCGGACGGAGCCTCGGCTTTGTCGATGCTGGCAGAAGCAAAGCCTGATATCGTCATATTGGATGTGATGATGCCCGGGCTTGACGGGTTTGAAACATGCCGGGAGATTATGAAGCGTTGCGAGATCCCAGTCATTATGCTGACAGCGAAGAACGACGAGATTGACCGGGTGCTCGGCCTTGAACTCGGAGCGGACGATTATATGACCAAGCCCTTCAGCCCGAGGGAGCTCGTGGCGCGCATTAAGGCGATCTTCCGCCGAATGCAGAAAGGCCAGGCTGCCATCGAGGCTGACTCGCCCGCCCAATATGAATTTGATGATTTGGTCATTCATGTGCCCCGCCGGGAGGTCAACGTGGGGAGCGAAAAGATTGATCTGCGGCCCAAGGAGTTTGAGCTTCTTGCGTTCTTTGCCAAGTCTCCGGGCAGCGTATTTACGAGAGAACAGCTGCTGCAGCAGGTTTGGGGATATGAATTTTCAGGCGATATGAGGACAGTGGACGTGCATGTCAAGAAACTTCGCGAAAAGCTGAGCCCTTGTCCCCATGCGTGCATTCATACTGTCTGGGGAGTGGGCTATAAATTCGAGGTAGAAGCATGTACTTGAATCCGAATACAAGCATATTCCGCAAAATCCTGATCAGCTCCATCGTTACGGTGCTGCTGGGGCTTTGCGCGGTCGGACTCGTCATTTCTTTTTACGCCAAAACCTACATCGTCGATTCCAAAAGCAATGAGATGATCCGGCAGGCCAAGCGGGTCAATCTCTCGATCCAAAACCAACCGATTCCGAACGAAAGCTTCAAGGACCTGCTGCTGTTTTTTGACCAAGCCTATGACAAGCGCATTTGGATTTTTGATGCGGAGGGGAATATTGTGGTCACCTCCTCCAAGGATGAGGTGAACGCGGGCAAGGTTGTCAGCGAAGAGGTGGTCAGCCAGGTCATCCGCGGCGAAGCTGCGATATGGAATCAAACGGAGGGGCTGGAAGAAGCCATGCTTTCCGTTGCGGTTCCGTGGGGGAAGGACAACAACGTCTATGGCGGCATCGTTCTGCATTCTCCGCTGAAAGGCATGGATGAAACTACAGCTCAGCTTAGAGAAACGATCCTTTGGGTTACCCTGTTCGGCATCTTCTTTTCCTTTGCGGTGTCGTCTTATTTATCCTGGTCGATCACCAGACCGATCAAGCAGATTGACAAGGCGGCGGCCAAGATTGCAGTCGGCGATTACAGCGATAGAATTCGGATAAACTCCAAGGATGAAATCGGAGAGCTGGCGACGACGATCAACCACATGATGGAGCAGCTGGAGCGCATCGATCAGGATAAGAAGAAGCTGAATCAGCTGCGGCATGATTTTTTGGCCAATGTGTCTCATGAGCTGCGCACGCCTCTTACTGCGATGCTTGGCTTTTTGGAGGCTTTGCAGGACGGCTTGATCGAAGAGGGAGCCAGGGGCAAATACTATGAGATCATGTATAATGAGACCCTTCATATGAATCGGCTGGTTGACGATATTACGGACCTGATGAAGCTGGAGAACAAAGAAATCCATCTGGTGTTCATGTCGGTCGACGTGCAGGAAATTTTGTCCAAGCTCGCTTTCAAATTCCGGCCGGAAGCTGAGGCCCGGGGGACGGTTATCCATTGCGTCATGGATGAGGAATCGCCGCAGGCTTATGCCGATCCGGACCGGTTGGAGCAAATCTTGAACAATCTGATCAAGAATGCGGTCAAATTTACCGAGAACGGTACAATAGAGCTGAGGGCGATGGCGGTGCCGTCGGAAGAGTGCGTCCTGATCACCGTAACCGATACGGGAATCGGGATATCGCCGGAGGATCAGGGGCTGATCTGGGAGCGGTTCTTCAAGGTGGAAAGAGGCAGACCGTTCCAGCACAAAAACTCCACCGGCCTCGGGCTGGCCATCGTCAGGGAGCTTGTCGAGCTCCATAACGGAAGCGTGCGCGTTCGAAGCGAGCTTGGAAAAGGAAGCACCTTCGAGGTGAGGATTCCGCTTGTCCAATCTGCCGCTGCGAACAAGCAAGCGTGACGGCAAGCTTATCACTTCTATGAACAAAAAGCGCAGGTTCCAAGGCTGTGCAGCACTCGGAGCTTGCGCTTTTTTGCATTGGTTGCCGATTCTCGTCTTATGACAGCTCATGACACAACTGATGACACTCTGTAACTATTGGCGATACTGTCTTTCTTTTACAATCGATTTGTGAAAGATGAAGCGCATGTATTGAGCGGATATACAGGCGCCAAACAAACAGAGGAGGAAATAAGATGACAGTTGGATTGGTGTTGAGCGGAGGCGGGGCGCGCGGGGATTTCCAAGTAGGAGCGGTACGCTATCTCTATGAGCGGAACATCCGTCCCGCAATTATTGCAGGCACGTCAGTTGGCGCCATTAATGCCATCAAGCTGACGGAGGGCGAGGGCAACGGCAGTGACGCCACAAGGGGACTGCGCGGTCTCATTGGCATCTGGCGCGAATTGAAAACAAGCGAGGATATGTGGAGAGAAGAACAGTGGCTGGGCACGATTCAGAACTCAGAAATTCTGAAATTTCTGAATGCTTCTGCCGGACATCAGCTCGGTACAGTCGGATTGGGGGTCGCGAAGCTGGCGCTCGGTCCTATAGGCTGGGCCTGGGTTGCTTATGATTTGGCAAAAGTGGTCAGCAGCATTGAGGAGCTGGAGAGGGAGCTTGGCAAGGTGGTGAATGGGCAAGCGCGTTCCCTTTATAATTTGAACCCGATTCTGGAGAAATTGAACGATCCGGCCAAGCTCGATCTCAACAAAGTCAGGCAGAGCGGCATCCAAATGCGCCTTGGCGTGGTCGGGCTGGAAAGCGGCGCCCTGCGCTACGTCACGGAAAGCGGCAATCTGTTGGAGAGGGGCAGCGCCGCTTACGTTCAGTCGGGGCCGATGCTGGCGCCGGAATGCGCTCCAATCGCAACAAAGATCAGGGAGCTGGAGCTGGCCAAATCCAACCTCCAAGCCCAGCTGCGCACGGCAGCAACGGGCGACAAGGCCGCCCTTGTCGAGCAAATCCGTGATCTAAACAATCAAATCACGCACCAGAACGGCCTGCTTGCGAGCTGCAGCTTGAATCATCCTCCGCGCACCTCGCCTCTGAGCGTCAGCCTGGTGCAGGGTACGCTGGCCTCAGCCTCGATTCCGCTGGCGTTCCCTCCTGTCAAGCTCGGCGGCGAAAACTATGTAGATGGCGGAGTCAGGGAAATTATCCCGATTCAAGCAGCTATTGAAGCGGGAGCTACCGAAATCTATGCCGTGTTGGCGTCCGACAGCAGCATGGACCCGGCCCGCAGCGCAATTGGCGGCCATCTTCTGCCGTCGTTCGACCCGGGCGTCGCCAACGTCGGCGATATCATTAACCGCGCAACAAGCGATATCATGGCCAATGAAATTGTGTTGAATGAGGTGGAGCCGCATAATGGCTGGAGCCCTGGCGTTAACGTAACGATTATTCAGCCCGACAATGATATCCACGATATTATGACGATCGATCCCGGACTTATCGATATTCGAATGGCGCACGGATACATGCGGGCGGATGATACGTATCAGGCGAGGCAAGCCGATGCAGCCCGTTACCGGCAGCTTGCCGAGCAATATTCCCGCGACCGGCATACGATTCTGATCTACGAGACGAGGCATGCGATCTGGAAGCTGGAGTATGCGGCCAATGGCTATCAATTAAAGTACGACAGCAACGGAAGGCCGATTCATCCGGCGCCGCGCATGGAAGCCAGCTTGCAGGCCATGAGAGAAGTGCGGTCACTCAAAAATTTGCTGCGGGATCTCGTGCGAGAGCGCCAGCAAAAAGGGGGATATGTCCCCTCGGAGGCGGAGAGCTGGTGGACGACGTGGGAGCGCCATCCGTGGACGCCTGATCGCGACTTGTGGCTCCCTTCCGGACCTGTGGCGGAGGGCAACGATATGCAGCCGGGAGAGGTGCTGGCATTCGATCGCGGGCTGCACTCGCCGAATGGCGCCTATTCCTTGGTATACCAAGCGGACGGCAATCTTGTGCTCTACAAAATCAGTCGGATCATAACCGGGAACGCCCCGCAATGCCAGCCTATCGCTACAGAAATCGAACATTTGCAAATTAGCCTGAGAAATTTGCAAGCGCAATTAGCCACGGCGGGTCCGAGAGAAAAACCCGAGCTGTTGGCCCAGATTCGTGAAGTGAATAACCAGATCAATGAGAAGAAGAGTGCGTTAAGCGCTTGTCATGCGACATACCCGCCTCCAACGACCGTTCAGAGGCAAGCGGTGTGGGCCACGGGAACGGGAGCTCCGGCCGGCGTATGCATCATGCAAAGGGACGGCAACCTCGCCATCTACGATGAGGGAAGCCGACTGCGCTGGTCCTCCAACATGGGCGGAAATCCGGGCAGCCGTCTGGTTGTGCAGGATGACGGCAAGATTGTGATTTATCGTCCTGACGGAAGAGCGGTGTGGACGAAGCAGGGGTAGGCGGTTAGCAGTGAATCGCCGGACCTCTGTACGAGCGGGCTAGTGTTTGCTACACTTTTATCAGCTTGAAACATATTTTGCTTGATGAAACGGCTATATCCACGCTGAGAGGTCAGCCGCCAAGAGCTTGCGCATGATCACCGAGGCCTTTCGCTATGTAAAGGAGTATGGTCATGAGAGGAAAAGGGCGCTTTTCTTTGCTAGCATGGTGCCTCGTCTGCGCGGTGGTCATCTTCATATTTGTGCCCAATCTGCTAATGGAGCAGAGCGGCAGAATGGATCATCATCGCGCGCCGCTTGCGGCAATCGGCGATATGGCTATTTCCACTGGCCCGGACCGTCCGGAAGCGGACGATTGGATGTCGTTAGACGCTGCCAGCGCTGGTCTTAACGGGTATGAAGGGACCGTATGGCTTAAGGGCACCTTGCCTGAGTTGGATTGGCGAAGTCCGCATTTGTTCTTCACCGGCATGAACGAGTTCGAAGTGTTCCTGGACGGCGCATTGATCTTTCAATTTCATCCGGATAACGCTCATCGGCACACCAATCCCATGAAGCTCATTCATCCCGCGGCCATCAGTCCGCAGGACGCAGGCAAGCAGCTGCTGATTCGGACGGAGTGGGGACGGTCTATTATGACTGGCAACGATGTGGTTATCATCGGCGAACCGGATCAGGTCATGTATACGCTTATCCAATCCGAGTTTACTGTGCTCATCTATTCCCTTCTCAGTTGGGCAGCAGGAACTGTCGGGCTCTTGTTGTTCGTCCTGCGCAAGGAGAAGCTGTACGGGTGGTTTAGTCTATTTGGCTTGTCGATGGGCTTGACGCTGCTATGGTCCTGCCGTTCGCTGCAGTGGTTCTTCGAGATGGAAAGCGTCTACTATTGGCAGTTGCTGCTGCCGCCTGTTGCGATATGGGCGGGTGCAGGCTTCTACAGCCATGCGATGGAGGTGGATCGTCAGCCGTTCGTGCGGCTCGTCCTTCGCATGCTCGTGCTGTATCTGGCGGTTGTTGCCGCCGCGGCATTGTTAGT
This region includes:
- a CDS encoding patatin-like phospholipase family protein is translated as MTVGLVLSGGGARGDFQVGAVRYLYERNIRPAIIAGTSVGAINAIKLTEGEGNGSDATRGLRGLIGIWRELKTSEDMWREEQWLGTIQNSEILKFLNASAGHQLGTVGLGVAKLALGPIGWAWVAYDLAKVVSSIEELERELGKVVNGQARSLYNLNPILEKLNDPAKLDLNKVRQSGIQMRLGVVGLESGALRYVTESGNLLERGSAAYVQSGPMLAPECAPIATKIRELELAKSNLQAQLRTAATGDKAALVEQIRDLNNQITHQNGLLASCSLNHPPRTSPLSVSLVQGTLASASIPLAFPPVKLGGENYVDGGVREIIPIQAAIEAGATEIYAVLASDSSMDPARSAIGGHLLPSFDPGVANVGDIINRATSDIMANEIVLNEVEPHNGWSPGVNVTIIQPDNDIHDIMTIDPGLIDIRMAHGYMRADDTYQARQADAARYRQLAEQYSRDRHTILIYETRHAIWKLEYAANGYQLKYDSNGRPIHPAPRMEASLQAMREVRSLKNLLRDLVRERQQKGGYVPSEAESWWTTWERHPWTPDRDLWLPSGPVAEGNDMQPGEVLAFDRGLHSPNGAYSLVYQADGNLVLYKISRIITGNAPQCQPIATEIEHLQISLRNLQAQLATAGPREKPELLAQIREVNNQINEKKSALSACHATYPPPTTVQRQAVWATGTGAPAGVCIMQRDGNLAIYDEGSRLRWSSNMGGNPGSRLVVQDDGKIVIYRPDGRAVWTKQG
- a CDS encoding 7TM diverse intracellular signaling domain-containing protein; translation: MRGKGRFSLLAWCLVCAVVIFIFVPNLLMEQSGRMDHHRAPLAAIGDMAISTGPDRPEADDWMSLDAASAGLNGYEGTVWLKGTLPELDWRSPHLFFTGMNEFEVFLDGALIFQFHPDNAHRHTNPMKLIHPAAISPQDAGKQLLIRTEWGRSIMTGNDVVIIGEPDQVMYTLIQSEFTVLIYSLLSWAAGTVGLLLFVLRKEKLYGWFSLFGLSMGLTLLWSCRSLQWFFEMESVYYWQLLLPPVAIWAGAGFYSHAMEVDRQPFVRLVLRMLVLYLAVVAAAALLVPGFYLGFALPSIAVMSCIGFGCGVVALAVFARMNGGGGRHSRLG